From Camelina sativa cultivar DH55 chromosome 5, Cs, whole genome shotgun sequence:
agaaacattctcACACAAAATGATGATGTGTTGCACTCACAGAGCTCGAGACACTATTTATCTTATTTGtccttaatttttaataatatttacattagTTTTCCAAAAGTATAATTAAcatccaaaattaaatttttaagttccctttttaacttaattatatcatttaattacattttcataaaatctttaaaataaattttaagaattttaagaactctttgttcatatgatatgataatataatattaatattataataatactcatgggttaaattttaattattatacaaatatatatatgagactcaaatataattaacatctaaaactaaatttttatattctctttttaactttattatatcatttaattacattttcataaaatctataaaataaattttaaggtGTTATAGGCGCTAGGCGCTAGATCACCGCCGCGAAGAGGAATAAATATAGTATCCAAAAAAGATGAATACTAGGAGCTCATGATCCGTTACAATTGCAAAAGCTTCACACATCCATTACACGTTTAGATAGGTTTGAACTCTATGATAGTAAGAGAAATACACATCCATTCCTTGGATTTCAACTTTTATGATTGTGTGCCTCTCGAGATTGTAGTAGAAAATCCAGAAAATGTCAAATGGATTGCGTTCGGACAACACAATATCATTTGTACTAGTcaatccaacaaaacataactcagccttTGGAACTATATTCTTCCACAACGGGGGCAAGTCATATACGTTATTCGACCATTCATTTTTCTCAGCGTCTACCAGAACCCACAACTCAAGACTTCTAGTTTGGCTATTAACTCTTTTATTACCCCTATCTGACTGAAGTGCACCTAATCTACCCTCATAGTTAACCAGAGTTGATTCACTAGACATCGCTATATCTTTCTTCACAAATCTAAACGtttcagacctaacatcaaagcaaactatcgTAGAAACCCCTGAACGGTGATCATCGACCAAAGCTTGATAATACAAACAGCCATCAATGCATATCCCACGATATATAGGACGATGGGGTATACAACAATCAATCTTTCTCCATGAAAGTGTTTGAGTCCCTAATGTCAGAATTTGACACTCCTTACAGTTCCCTTCGTTTCCATGACATGGCAAGATCATGGACAATAATACCTTAAATAGTTTACCAATGggatcataaacaaaaaagctTTTCACCTGAACCCTTGTCGTCTTCAATGCGGGTAAAGGTAAGGCTTGTCGTCCAGTGCTAGGTTTGCATATCATTGGTACTATTTCATTCCCTCCCTCTAAGTTCCGCTTATATATAAGACAGACCAAACCGCCGACAGGAACACAAATTCGAGGGGAACAACAATCAAAGGGGGGCTTCGTGTGATAAGGCCGGGATACAAGAGAAGAGTTCTGATCTGGATTTTGGACCTGCGGTGCCGTGAAGAAGAACAACTCGCGGTTATTTGGGCTGGAGAACAAGACTTGCGGGGGAGTTGTAGATCTAGTCAAGAACAACTCCGTGAAATCTGGACGGACAAGTATGGAAGACCAGAGCTTCGATACACAGCGACATCTCGCTATAGATTTCGTCGGCAATTTCAAGAGTATTTCGAAGATGAGATCAACTGGGATCGCATCTGAGTTTTCTCCACCATTGACTGACTTTGAAGCTCGTGAGTTGAGTGCAACGATGGTTTGAGGATCATCCTCCGAGACGTGTTGCTGCTGTGATTTCATTGCGAGGAGACTGCgttaaaccctaaccctaaactaGATTTCGCTGAGTTACCAACTGTGTTACGAGAATAAGTAAAAAAGTAATGTTCCTAAAGTTTATCTCCactggaaataaaataaaatcgctcaggatattaattaaaaatatttctaaaaattgtATTATGAGTTTAATGTAATTCAGCAAAATTattctaattttgtaaaataggTTGATGCTTTCTCCACTTGTGATTTACCTCTTCTACTGTTGTTCTACAAAGGCTAGTCAAACATCCTTTTGTGGCGAGGTTTATAGAAACATGATGACCAATTCTTGGATCTAAACCTTTATTTAGCATCCGGACATCACATTTTGACGAGACTTCTCTGTTTtggaatcttatataatatgagaaagttTTTCTTAACATCACATCACACTTGGCTAACTATTTTTCTGACACCTGTACTTTTTTcctttggacctaattaactacaggcccataaaaccaaaaaaaaaaacatcaacatttttttcctctattttttaataagaaacaTATGCAGCCTTCAAGAATCTAGAGTCACCTTATATCAGTGTGTGGTTGGTTTCATCTTAGAACTAaaccaatattaaattaaatttataggtttgaatttttgggtttaatttctgtgtttgaatcttatataattttcataggCACAAGcagaatcaaatttaaataagatGGTGGGAtggtattatttaagtaaattNNNNNNNNNNNNNNNNNNNNNNNNNNNNNNNNNNNNNNNNNNNNNNNNNNNNNNNNNNNNNNNNNNNNNNNNNNNNNNNNNNNNNNNNNNNNNNNNNNNNNNNNNNNNNNNNNNNNNNNNNNNNNNNNNNNNNNNNNNNNNNNNNNNNNNNNNNNNNNNNNNNNNNNNNNNNNNNNNNNNNNNNNNNNNNNNNNNNNNNNNNNNNNNNNNNNNNNNNNNNNNNNNNNNNNNNNNNNNNNNNNNNNNNNNNNNNNNNNNNNNNNNNNNNNNNNNNNNNNNNNNNNNNNNNNNNNNNNNNNNNNNNNNNNNNNNNNNNNNNNNNNNNNNNNNNNNNNNNNNNNNNNNNNNNNNNNNNNNNNNNNNNNNNNNNNNNNNNNNNNNNNNNNNNNNNNNNNNNNNNNNNNNNNNNNNNNNNNNNNNNNNNNNNNNNNNNNNNNNNNNNNNNNNNNNNNNNNNNNNNNNNNNNNNNNNNNNNNNNNNNNNNNNNNNNNNNNNNNNNNNNNNNNNNNNNNNNNNNNNNNNNNNNNNNNNNNNNNNNNNNNNNNNNNNNNNNNNNNNNNNNNNNNNNNNNNNNNNNNNNNNNNNNNNNNNNNNNNNNNNNNNNNNNNNNNNNNNNNNNNNNNNNNNNNNNNNNNNNNNNNNNNNNNNNNNNNNNNNNNNNNNNNNNNNNNNNNNNNNNNNNNNNNNNNNNNNNNNNNNNNNNNNNNNNNNNNNNNNNNNNNNNNNNNNNNNNNNNNNNNNNNNNNNNNNNNNNNNNNNNNNNNNNNNNNNNNNNNNNNNNNNNNNNNNNNNNNNNNNNNNNNNNNNNNNNNNNNNNNNNNNNNNNNNNNNNNNNNNNNNNNNNNNNNNNNNNNNNNNNNNNNNNNNNNNNNNNNNNNNNNNNNNNNNNNNNNNNNNNNNNNNNNNNNNNNNNNNNNNNNNNNNNNNNNNNNNNNNNNNNNNNNNNNNNNNNNNNNNNNNNNNNNNNNNNNNNNNNNNNNNNNNNNNNNNNNNNNNNNNNNNNNNNNNNNNNNNNNNNNNNNNNNNNNNNNNNNNNNNNNNNNNNNNNNNNNNNNNNNNNNNNNNNNNNNaagtaaattagtttaactttttaaaaaattgtttatataaaattaaaattttgagcttaTTTTCTGGAAACTACGTAAGATTGTGAGATGTTTTAatctaattctataattattttcttagattcacacttattatttcaaacatcatggtatttttgaattacataaaatttctaagttttcatattaggaatttcaaaataaattatgaacataatcagttatgttttaatttgaaataataccatcattttatgcattgccttATATCTACCCACTATTTttcctcaattttcatttttgtttagattacttctcatttttaacttattattttgaaacacttgcAAATTTATGATATCTAATATTTGATCTCAATCCCTTCTTTCTTTTAAAGGttcaaacattctataaagtttggttttctaaaaataacCTATTACTATACAAACACATCCTCTTtcaaattaatatgaaaactaaaacatttattCTCTATTCTACCCTCGATTCAGTttccaacaaacaacaaaacactgGTAACAATAATATCGTTGTTCGGCTAATCCGTTTTTGTGAAGTTCctaactttagaagaaatattatcttactaagtcttgaataatttttccaaaaatttaaattatttttattattgttcatcttttgatgatttatgcaatcattttaaaatatttataaaagaaaataaataattgcatgtgtatttgattttaaaagaattttaatatataatgatgattcttagagtaagagttgaaagaaaccttactatattatataatttaatactaaagtaaagttttcttttggcAAGCTCCAAAAGATTATCATTTGATgatctcttctttcacaagtgttattttgtttctttaaatatttagtgtaattcaattgaatttacataataattttttctcttaacaaataatttgatgattaaataatttaaggatataagattataatatatactagattttaacctatggtacaccgcgtgcatatagttattattattatttatattttatattgtatttgtgtattaaatattggatgtttttcaaatagaggaataactaaattttctgattGTTTGTGcagctaaatgtttatattaatttttttaacccgAAATATACTTTATGAACAtctgtttgttatatttaattttttttgtttagtgtttaagattctattttgattttaattaatataacagAAAATAGTGGATCTATatacatagtaagtcatttatatactatgattaagtcatattttacctaatgatttaattattttaaacaatcttagttaatcaacttaatttttatatgtcaaatattctgatattaatagtgttgacaaataataaaataaggatttaacccgtattagcacaaatttaatgatattttattaatttcaacatgtcatttttataaactatctactatataaccatattatatagtatttaaaaatttttaattttacagtaatattttaaaattttattaagtttatatttattaattataatatttaaatagatgtgaatcgaagtttttcttattttaagaatcaaagctcacaggttttggaaaacaaaatagtaatcaaattgttgttttctttctttgcaaaagattcatagaaagaatatcttcaatacaaaatagaaggtgtggttaaatatatcataatttatgtttccatcaatactgtattttttttaagttggaaTAGTATGTGAAATATTTAGTAAACAAAATCTGatgtaatgctatttttggaaaaattttagggattaactttataaatatatataaataaaagggtagaacccaaaatgtaattaaaaaaatatatatatatatatagatatttgggttgtataaaataatatcgTAATAATTAGctgttttaaaaactaaacttaCGGAAAAATATGAAGACAAATCCGTGAG
This genomic window contains:
- the LOC104789087 gene encoding putative F-box protein At2g19630, with protein sequence MKSQQQHVSEDDPQTIVALNSRASKSVNGGENSDAIPVDLIFEILLKLPTKSIARCRCVSKLWSSILVRPDFTELFLTRSTTPPQVLFSSPNNRELFFFTAPQVQNPDQNSSLVSRPYHTKPPFDCCSPRICVPVGGLVCLIYKRNLEGGNEIVPMICKPSTGRQALPLPALKTTRVQVKSFFVYDPIGKLFKVLLSMILPCHGNEGNCKECQILTLGTQTLSWRKIDCCIPHRPIYRGICIDGCLYYQALVDDHRSGVSTIVCFDVRSETFRFVKKDIAMSSESTLVNYEGRLGALQSDRGNKRVNSQTRSLELWVLVDAEKNEWSNNVYDLPPLWKNIVPKAELCFVGLTSTNDIVLSERNPFDIFWIFYYNLERHTIIKVEIQGMDVYFSYYHRVQTYLNV